CGGCGGAGCTCACCCTGGCCATGGCCTACTCGGGACAGGTGCTGGATCTCCACGACATCGCCCCGGTGGTGGTCGATAAGCACTCCACCGGCGGCGTGGGGGACAAGGTGAGCCTGGTGGTGGTGCCCCTGGTGGCCGCCGCCGGCCTCCCGGTGGGCAAGATGAGCGGCCGCGGCCTCTCGTTCACCGGGGGGACCATCGATAAGCTGGAATCCATTCGAGGGTTTCGGGTGGAGCTCACGGTGGAAGAGTTCCGGGAACAGCTGCGCCGGGTCGGCGCGGTCCTCTGCGGGCAATCCGCGGATCTGGCCCCTGCAGATGGCAAATTCTACGCCCTGCGAGATGTCACCGGAACAGTCCCCAGCATCCCGCTGATCGCTGCCTCCATTATGAGCAAGAAGATCGCCGCGGGAGCCGACGCCATCGTCCTGGATGTGAAGGTCGGCAACGGCGCTTTCATGAAAACCCTGGACCAGGCCCGCGCCCTCGCCCGGCAGATGGTCGAGATCGGCACCGCTCTGCGGCGCCGCGTGGTGGCGGTGATCTCGGATATGAACCAGCCCCTGGGGGAAGCCGTGGGCAACGCCCTGGAGGTGAAGGAGGCCATCGCCACCCTTCGAGACGATGGGCCTCCGGACTTCCGGGAGCATTGCCTGATCATCGCAGCCCACATGCTGCATCTGGGCGGGCGCGTGGCGAATCTGGAGGAAGGGCGCCGGCTGGCGGAGGCCACCCTCGCCTCAGGAGCTGCCTGGGACAAATTCCGGGCCCTCGTCGCCGCCCAGGGGGGAGATCTCTGCCAGATCGAGGATCCCGAACAGCTTCCGCGCGCCCGGCTGATCCGCGAGATCCCGGCCCCGGCGGAGGGCTACCTAGCGGAGGTGCGAGCCTATGAAATCGGCATGGCATCCGTCGCCCTGGGTGCCGGGCGAACGAAGAAGGGAGAGCCTGTGGATCCTGCTGTCGGGATCCTGGTGCATCGGAAGGTGGGGGCGTTCGTGCGGCAGGGGGAGCCGCTCTTCACCGTGCACGCAAACGATGAAGCGCGCCTGACGGAAGCGGAGCGCTGGCTGGCCCGCGCTGTGCGCATTCAGGAGGCGCCTGTCCCTCCGTTCCCCCATATCTATGAGACCATCTCGAACGTGGGGTGAGGGATCGAAACCAGCCCGCTGCGGGCCCCTTTCCCAGAAGCTCCCGGGGCCATCCCACTTCCCGGAAGGGTTGCAGGCCAGACCTCCCGGATAGCCCGGGAGCTGGACGTGATCCTTACAGGGACAAAAGGAGACTATGACGCGACAAAACCATGCCCTGCTGGCCCTGAGCGCCATCGCCCTGGGCTGGGCGCTGGTGATGTTCACGATCTGGCGGCTGTATCCAGACCAGTCGCCGGCCCGCCTGCTGGTCACCATCGGGCTGGGGCTGACCGCATGGGGAGCGCTCTGGTTCCCGGTGGAATTCCTCCATCGGCGCTTCAGCCCGCGGGGGCTCGATGAAGATGACCTCCGGCGGATGCTGGAGCGGGTCTGGCGGCGCAGCGGGTGGGGGGCGCTGTGGGCATCCGCCCTCGCGATGCTCTTCCTCCAGCGCGCGCTGCGATGGGACTGGCTCCTCCTGTTCGGGACACTGCTGCTCGGCGCCGAGCTCCTCTGGATGGCCACGGAGCCATCCCGGAAGCCAGAATCCGCTCTGACCGGCAGGCGCCGCATCGACCGACGTTAGCGCTCGCTGCGCCCTCCGGGCCGCCCAAGGGACGATCCCGCCTGTTCGCCATTTTTCCGTCATCCCATAAATCACGAGGAGGCATCCATGAGCGATCGCAAAGCAGCAATCCGAACCCATCTGGAGCAGACGCGAGCAGAAGTGCTGGCGGTCGTCTCCCAACTAAAGGAATCCGATTGGGAAAAGCCAGTTCAGGGCGAACACGGAAAGTGGACCGCCCGTCAGGTCCTGGCCCATCTGGCCGCGGCGGAGATCGGCCAGATGTCCCGTATCCAGCGGGTGCTGGCCGGGGAACGCTATATGCCCGAGGGCTTCAACCTGGACTTCTGGAACGAGCGCCAGGTCCAGAAGCGGGAGAACCAGCGCGTGGAGGACATCCTGAAGGATCTGGAAGCCTCCCGCCAGGCCCTGCTC
Above is a window of Thermoflexus sp. DNA encoding:
- a CDS encoding thymidine phosphorylase encodes the protein MRAVDIIEKKRDGQELTPEEIRFFVEGFTRGEIPDYQAAAFLMAVYFQGMTPRETAELTLAMAYSGQVLDLHDIAPVVVDKHSTGGVGDKVSLVVVPLVAAAGLPVGKMSGRGLSFTGGTIDKLESIRGFRVELTVEEFREQLRRVGAVLCGQSADLAPADGKFYALRDVTGTVPSIPLIAASIMSKKIAAGADAIVLDVKVGNGAFMKTLDQARALARQMVEIGTALRRRVVAVISDMNQPLGEAVGNALEVKEAIATLRDDGPPDFREHCLIIAAHMLHLGGRVANLEEGRRLAEATLASGAAWDKFRALVAAQGGDLCQIEDPEQLPRARLIREIPAPAEGYLAEVRAYEIGMASVALGAGRTKKGEPVDPAVGILVHRKVGAFVRQGEPLFTVHANDEARLTEAERWLARAVRIQEAPVPPFPHIYETISNVG
- a CDS encoding DinB family protein, with amino-acid sequence MSDRKAAIRTHLEQTRAEVLAVVSQLKESDWEKPVQGEHGKWTARQVLAHLAAAEIGQMSRIQRVLAGERYMPEGFNLDFWNERQVQKRENQRVEDILKDLEASRQALLQLLDSLSEEQLDVEGQHAIGAMMTVEQMFYHLGNHERDHAAELRRALES